The Blastococcus sp. HT6-4 genome window below encodes:
- a CDS encoding DUF3151 domain-containing protein, whose product MSHSHHNLLGEPPATLLPPTPEADAELAQGATAAETVAHHPTVSALWATLAEAALTRPERQLTDTIEAYAYARTGYHRGLDSLRRNGWKGFGPVPWSHEPNRGFLRCVQALATAAEAIGEHGEHERCIQLLRDCDPTLAP is encoded by the coding sequence ATGAGCCACTCCCACCACAACCTGCTGGGCGAGCCGCCCGCGACGCTGCTGCCGCCGACCCCGGAGGCCGACGCCGAGCTGGCGCAGGGCGCGACGGCCGCCGAGACCGTCGCCCACCACCCCACGGTGAGCGCCCTGTGGGCCACGCTGGCCGAGGCGGCGCTGACCCGTCCCGAGCGCCAGCTGACCGACACCATCGAGGCCTACGCCTACGCCCGCACCGGCTACCACCGCGGGCTGGACTCGCTGCGCCGCAACGGGTGGAAGGGCTTCGGCCCGGTGCCGTGGTCGCACGAGCCCAACCGCGGCTTCCTGCGGTGCGTGCAGGCCCTGGCGACGGCCGCCGAGGCGATCGGGGAGCACGGAGAGCACGAGCGCTGCATCCAGCTGCTGCGCGACTGCGATCCGACGCTGGCGCCCTGA
- the fbaA gene encoding class II fructose-bisphosphate aldolase, whose product MPIASPEVYADMISRAKEGGFAYPAINCTSSETINAALRGFADAGSDGIIQFSTGGAEFGSGTGVKDMVTGAVALAEFAHVVAEKYPVNVALHTDHCPKDKLDSYVRPLIALSKDRVDAGQAPLFQSHMWDGSAIELTENLDIAEELMEKAAAAKIVLELEIGIVGGEEDGVVAEINEKLYTADGDFLRTAQQLGLGERGVYLLAATFGNVHGVYKPGNVKLRPDVLQRGQALVAKEFDLGEGAKPFNLVFHGGSGSAPEEIREALSYGVVKMNVDTDTQYAFTRPIAGHMFSNYDGVLKIDGEVGNKKAYDPRGYLKAAETGMAARIVEACEHLLSAGQSQGA is encoded by the coding sequence ATGCCCATCGCCAGCCCCGAGGTCTACGCCGACATGATCAGCCGGGCCAAGGAGGGCGGTTTCGCCTACCCGGCGATCAACTGCACCTCCTCCGAGACGATCAACGCGGCGCTGCGCGGCTTCGCCGACGCCGGCAGTGACGGGATCATCCAGTTCTCCACCGGGGGTGCGGAGTTCGGCTCCGGCACCGGGGTGAAGGACATGGTCACCGGCGCGGTGGCCCTGGCCGAGTTCGCGCACGTGGTGGCCGAGAAGTACCCGGTCAACGTCGCGCTGCACACCGACCACTGCCCCAAGGACAAGCTGGACTCCTACGTCCGCCCGCTGATCGCGCTGTCGAAGGACCGGGTGGACGCCGGCCAGGCGCCGCTGTTCCAGTCGCACATGTGGGACGGGTCGGCGATCGAGCTCACCGAGAACCTCGACATCGCCGAGGAGCTCATGGAGAAGGCCGCGGCGGCCAAGATCGTGCTCGAGCTGGAGATCGGCATCGTCGGCGGCGAGGAGGACGGCGTCGTCGCCGAGATCAACGAGAAGCTCTACACCGCCGACGGCGACTTCCTGCGCACCGCCCAGCAGCTGGGCCTGGGCGAGCGGGGCGTCTACCTGCTGGCCGCCACCTTCGGCAACGTGCACGGCGTCTACAAGCCCGGCAACGTGAAGTTGCGCCCCGACGTGCTGCAGCGCGGCCAGGCCCTCGTGGCCAAGGAGTTCGACCTGGGCGAGGGCGCCAAGCCGTTCAACCTGGTCTTCCACGGCGGCTCGGGCTCCGCGCCCGAGGAGATCCGCGAGGCGCTCTCCTACGGCGTGGTGAAGATGAACGTCGACACCGACACCCAGTACGCCTTCACCCGCCCGATCGCCGGCCACATGTTCAGCAACTACGACGGCGTGCTGAAGATCGACGGCGAGGTCGGCAACAAGAAGGCCTACGACCCGCGCGGCTACCTCAAGGCGGCCGAGACCGGCATGGCCGCCCGGATCGTCGAGGCCTGCGAGCACCTGCTCTCGGCCGGTCAGTCGCAGGGGGCGTGA
- the pyrE gene encoding orotate phosphoribosyltransferase: protein MTAAPTLPDRDRLLQLIVDLAVVHGKVTLSSGKEADWYIDMRRLTLHHEGAPLVGRVMRQLTGDLRYDVVGGLTLGADPVAAAMLHAAAAGEGFLDACVVRKAGKAHGLQRRIEGPDVAGRAVLVVEDVSTTGGSPLTAAQALQEAGAEVVAVAVIVDRGGRAAVEEAGFQYRAAFTLADLGLA, encoded by the coding sequence ATGACGGCTGCCCCGACCCTGCCCGATCGCGACCGGCTGCTCCAGCTGATCGTCGACCTCGCCGTGGTGCACGGGAAGGTCACGCTCTCCTCGGGCAAGGAGGCCGACTGGTACATCGACATGCGCCGGCTGACGCTGCACCACGAGGGCGCACCGCTGGTCGGCCGCGTGATGCGCCAGCTCACCGGCGACCTGCGCTACGACGTCGTCGGCGGGCTGACCCTGGGCGCCGACCCGGTCGCCGCGGCCATGCTGCACGCCGCGGCGGCGGGCGAGGGCTTCCTCGACGCGTGCGTCGTGCGGAAGGCCGGCAAGGCGCACGGGCTGCAGCGCCGCATCGAGGGCCCCGACGTCGCCGGCCGGGCGGTGCTCGTGGTCGAGGACGTCTCCACGACCGGCGGCAGCCCGCTCACCGCCGCGCAGGCGCTGCAGGAGGCCGGCGCCGAGGTGGTGGCGGTCGCGGTGATCGTCGACCGGGGTGGGCGCGCGGCGGTGGAGGAGGCCGGGTTCCAGTACCGCGCCGCCTTCACCCTCGCCGACCTCGGCCTCGCCTGA
- a CDS encoding GPGG-motif small membrane protein, with protein sequence MATLLWILAVVLVVAGVVAIVRKEIVWGIVLIVLGLLVGPGGVSIFT encoded by the coding sequence ATGGCCACCCTGTTGTGGATCCTCGCCGTCGTCCTTGTGGTCGCCGGCGTCGTCGCGATCGTCCGCAAGGAGATCGTCTGGGGGATCGTCCTGATCGTGCTCGGTCTGCTGGTCGGCCCCGGCGGAGTCAGTATCTTCACCTGA
- a CDS encoding FAD-linked oxidase C-terminal domain-containing protein, translated as MTTVTTAWVAELQDALGADGVLLDPGVTSSYARDQAMLAPAGTPAAVVFPRCTDDVVAVLRTATRHGIPVVPRGAGSGLAGSSNAVDGAITVVMTRMDAVLEVSPADRLAVVQPGVVNKQLRDAVAGAGLFYPPDPSSYDWCTIGGNLSTNSGGLCCVKYGVTTDYVLGLEVVLADGRVLRTGRRTVKGVAGYDLARLFVGSEGTLGIITEATLALRPAPKEPVTLVATFATTAQTGQVVERVVTAGLVPSLLEVMDNTCIRAVDDLLKADLDRSAHALLVAQSDTGGAAAAAEIAVLAGLCREAGAEFVHTTEDQAEGDLLLAARRMALPALERLGSTLIDDVAVPRSRIAAFLDGCDAIAAARGLVIGVVGHAGDGNMHPTVVFDPTDDGQRARAFGAFDDILELGLALGGTITGEHGVGNLKVDWLEREIGPVALDVHRSIKSALDPGGLLNPGKVFRAGTAAGPGFRSR; from the coding sequence GTGACCACAGTGACGACGGCGTGGGTGGCCGAACTGCAGGACGCGCTGGGCGCCGACGGCGTCCTCCTCGACCCCGGCGTCACCTCCTCGTACGCCCGCGACCAGGCCATGCTCGCCCCGGCCGGCACCCCGGCCGCGGTGGTCTTCCCGCGCTGCACGGACGACGTCGTCGCGGTGCTGCGGACGGCGACCCGCCACGGCATCCCCGTGGTGCCGCGCGGCGCCGGCTCCGGCCTGGCCGGGTCCAGCAACGCCGTCGACGGCGCGATCACCGTGGTGATGACCCGGATGGACGCCGTCCTGGAGGTCTCCCCGGCCGACCGGCTCGCCGTCGTCCAGCCGGGCGTGGTCAACAAGCAGCTGCGCGACGCCGTCGCCGGGGCCGGGCTGTTCTACCCACCGGACCCCTCCAGCTACGACTGGTGCACGATCGGCGGCAACCTCTCCACGAACTCCGGTGGCCTGTGCTGCGTGAAGTACGGGGTCACCACCGACTACGTGCTCGGCCTGGAGGTCGTGCTCGCCGACGGGCGCGTGTTGCGCACCGGCCGGCGCACGGTCAAGGGCGTGGCCGGCTACGACCTGGCCCGGCTGTTCGTGGGCTCGGAGGGGACGCTCGGGATCATCACCGAGGCGACCCTCGCGCTCCGCCCGGCCCCGAAGGAGCCGGTGACCCTCGTCGCCACCTTCGCCACGACGGCGCAGACCGGTCAGGTGGTCGAGCGCGTCGTGACCGCGGGGCTGGTACCCAGCCTGCTGGAGGTCATGGACAACACCTGCATCCGCGCGGTCGACGACCTGCTGAAGGCCGACCTCGACCGCTCGGCGCACGCGCTGCTGGTGGCGCAGTCCGACACCGGGGGAGCGGCCGCCGCCGCGGAGATCGCGGTCCTCGCCGGGCTCTGCCGGGAGGCCGGGGCCGAGTTCGTGCACACGACCGAGGACCAGGCCGAGGGCGACCTGCTGCTGGCCGCCCGGCGGATGGCCCTGCCCGCGCTGGAGCGGCTGGGCAGCACGCTGATCGACGACGTCGCCGTCCCGCGGTCCCGGATCGCCGCGTTCCTCGACGGCTGCGACGCCATCGCCGCGGCGCGCGGGCTGGTCATCGGCGTCGTCGGCCACGCCGGTGACGGCAACATGCACCCCACCGTCGTGTTCGACCCCACCGACGACGGCCAGCGAGCGCGGGCCTTCGGCGCGTTCGACGACATCCTCGAGCTCGGGCTGGCCCTCGGCGGCACGATCACCGGCGAGCACGGCGTGGGGAACCTGAAGGTGGACTGGCTGGAGCGGGAGATCGGCCCGGTGGCGCTGGACGTGCACCGCTCGATCAAGTCCGCCCTCGACCCCGGCGGCCTGCTCAACCCCGGCAAGGTCTTCCGCGCCGGGACGGCGGCCGGGCCCGGGTTCCGCTCCCGATGA
- a CDS encoding FAD-dependent oxidoreductase, producing the protein MSTERLVVIGGDAAGMSAAAQARRLRTADDLEIVVLEQGDVVSYSACGIPYWVGGQVEDRDDLIARTPVEFAARDITVHTGTRATEIDAGAGKVVTDTGERIGYDRLLVATGGRPNRPPIPGLDAPGVFGVHRLDDGAAIRAALDAGPRRALVLGGGYIGLEMAEALQRRGLEVTVVLADPLPMQLLDADMAERVCAGMGAMGMEMHPDQAVREILVDESGRARGVRTDAGSYDADLIVLGLGMGPEVGLAERAGIRLGTTGAIAVDRTQRTRSHPEIYAAGDCSQTFHRVTGEATHIALGTHANKQGRVAGSVIGGRAARFAGVLGTALTKVGDLEIGRTGLCTTEAEQAGFDYRTDTIEATTKAGYYPGAEEIAIKLLSEAGSGRLLGAQIVGGPGSGKRIDVLAAAIWAGMTAEDLAGSDLSYAPPFSPTYDPVVVAARVVSRIEQG; encoded by the coding sequence ATGAGCACCGAGCGACTGGTCGTCATCGGCGGCGACGCGGCGGGGATGTCGGCGGCGGCCCAGGCCCGCCGGCTGCGGACGGCCGACGACCTGGAGATCGTCGTGCTGGAGCAGGGCGACGTCGTCTCCTACTCCGCCTGCGGCATCCCGTACTGGGTCGGTGGGCAGGTCGAGGACCGGGACGACCTGATCGCTCGGACGCCGGTGGAGTTCGCCGCCCGGGACATCACCGTGCACACCGGCACCCGGGCGACGGAGATCGACGCCGGCGCCGGGAAGGTGGTCACCGACACCGGCGAGCGGATCGGCTACGACCGGCTGCTGGTGGCGACCGGGGGGCGCCCGAACCGGCCGCCGATCCCCGGCCTGGACGCCCCGGGTGTCTTCGGCGTCCACCGGCTCGACGACGGCGCCGCGATCCGCGCCGCGCTGGACGCCGGGCCGCGCCGGGCGCTGGTCCTGGGCGGCGGCTACATCGGGCTGGAGATGGCCGAGGCCCTGCAGCGGCGCGGGCTGGAGGTCACCGTCGTCCTCGCCGACCCGCTGCCGATGCAGCTGCTCGACGCCGACATGGCCGAACGGGTGTGCGCCGGCATGGGCGCCATGGGCATGGAGATGCACCCCGACCAGGCGGTGCGGGAGATCCTGGTCGACGAGTCCGGCCGCGCCCGCGGCGTGCGCACCGACGCCGGCAGCTACGACGCCGACCTGATCGTGCTCGGCCTCGGCATGGGCCCGGAGGTGGGGCTGGCCGAGCGCGCCGGGATCCGGCTGGGCACCACCGGCGCCATCGCCGTCGACCGCACGCAGCGCACCCGCTCGCACCCGGAGATCTACGCCGCCGGCGACTGCTCGCAGACCTTCCACCGGGTCACCGGCGAGGCCACCCACATCGCGCTGGGCACCCACGCGAACAAGCAGGGCCGGGTGGCCGGCTCGGTCATCGGCGGCCGGGCGGCCCGCTTCGCCGGTGTCCTGGGCACGGCCCTGACCAAGGTGGGCGACCTGGAGATCGGCCGCACCGGGCTGTGCACCACCGAGGCCGAGCAGGCCGGGTTCGACTACCGCACCGACACGATCGAGGCGACGACGAAGGCCGGCTACTACCCCGGCGCCGAGGAGATCGCGATCAAGCTGCTGAGCGAGGCCGGGTCGGGGCGGCTGCTCGGCGCCCAGATCGTCGGTGGCCCCGGTTCCGGCAAGCGGATCGACGTGCTGGCCGCCGCCATCTGGGCGGGGATGACCGCCGAGGACCTCGCCGGCTCCGACCTGTCCTACGCGCCGCCGTTCTCCCCGACCTACGACCCCGTGGTCGTCGCCGCGCGGGTGGTCAGCCGGATCGAGCAGGGCTGA